One stretch of Cyanobacterium stanieri LEGE 03274 DNA includes these proteins:
- a CDS encoding type II toxin-antitoxin system HicB family antitoxin: protein MMNSKYYQITAIIEKDEFGYYAYCPQLQGCQTQGDSLAEIQSNILEAIELYLSTLSEEEKKLLLQKEVSMINLGVQVA, encoded by the coding sequence ATGATGAATTCAAAGTACTATCAGATAACAGCAATTATCGAAAAAGATGAATTTGGCTATTATGCTTACTGTCCGCAATTACAAGGATGTCAAACTCAGGGAGATTCTTTGGCGGAAATTCAGTCAAATATTCTCGAAGCGATTGAACTATATCTATCAACACTTTCAGAAGAAGAAAAAAAATTATTACTTCAAAAAGAAGTATCAATGATAAATTTGGGGGTTCAAGTTGCCTAA
- a CDS encoding type II toxin-antitoxin system HicA family toxin, producing MPKQPRLNANSAEKLLFQSGFSLIRTQGSHRIYQKNLTKVVVPFHGKKTLHPKIVKQVLDAIQDNN from the coding sequence TTGCCTAAACAACCTCGTTTAAATGCTAATTCCGCTGAAAAACTGTTATTTCAATCGGGATTTTCTTTAATTAGAACTCAGGGCAGTCACAGAATTTATCAAAAGAATTTAACTAAAGTGGTTGTACCATTTCACGGTAAGAAAACCCTGCATCCCAAAATTGTGAAACAAGTTCTCGATGCTATTCAAGATAATAATTAA
- a CDS encoding DUF29 domain-containing protein, with product MVAPLKTEPQNLYDTDYNLWVLETVKKLENRDLDSLDWENLIEEVLDLSKRDKRKLESLLMRLIEHLLKLGYWDFERERNRGHWEREIFNFRKQINRLLIDSPSLKNHLRDQFNLCYEDGRKLASKHSQLPLNTFPDKPIAYLDKILDENWLP from the coding sequence ATGGTAGCTCCATTAAAAACTGAACCTCAAAACTTGTATGACACTGATTATAATCTCTGGGTATTGGAAACCGTCAAAAAGTTAGAGAATAGAGATTTAGATTCCCTCGACTGGGAAAATTTGATTGAGGAAGTATTAGATTTGAGTAAAAGGGATAAAAGAAAACTCGAAAGTTTATTAATGAGACTAATAGAACATCTTTTGAAATTAGGCTATTGGGATTTTGAAAGAGAGAGAAATAGAGGACATTGGGAAAGAGAAATTTTTAATTTTCGCAAACAAATTAATCGATTATTGATAGATAGTCCTAGTCTTAAGAATCATCTTCGAGATCAGTTTAATTTATGCTATGAAGATGGGAGAAAACTAGCCAGTAAACATTCTCAACTTCCTCTCAATACTTTTCCTGACAAGCCGATCGCATATCTTGACAAAATCCTCGATGAAAACTGGCTTCCTTAA